A window of the Lactuca sativa cultivar Salinas chromosome 5, Lsat_Salinas_v11, whole genome shotgun sequence genome harbors these coding sequences:
- the LOC111887204 gene encoding peroxidase 25: MEIKITLLIIVNLSLILIPVAKSQLQSGFYSSTCPKAEATVRSTVETHFKNDPTVAAALLRLHFHDCFVEGCDGSILIKGGSAEINAVPNLGLRGFEVIDDAKSQLESLCPGVVSCADILALAARDSVDLSSGPNWAVPTGRRDGRVSLASKASNLPSPLDSVDAQRQKFAAKGLDDRDLVTLAGAHTIGQTDCRFFRYRLYNFTTTGNSDPTLSQSTLTDFQKQCPRSSDGTERVALDKDSQLKFDVNYFKNVRDGNGVLESDQRLWGDPTTRDIVQKYAGTLRGLLGLRFDFEFKKSMVKMSSIEVKTGTQGEIRKICSKFN, translated from the exons ATGGAGATTAAGATTACTTTGCTAATCATCGTTAATTTGAGTTTAATCTTAATCCCAGTTGCTAAATCTCAATTGCAATCAGGGTTTTACTCTTCTACATGTCCCAAAGCTGAAGCTACTGTGAGGTCTACGGTTGAAACACACTTCAAGAATGATCCTACTGTTGCTGCTGCCCTTCTCAGGCTTCATTTTCATGATTGCTTTGTTGAG GGTTGTGATGGGTCAATCTTGATTAAGGGTGGTTCTGCTGAGATTAATGCAGTGCCTAATCTTGGATTAAGAGGTTTTGAAGTCATTGACGATGCTAAGTCACAATTAGAATCTTTGTGCCCTGGTGTCGTTTCTTGTGCAGATATCTTGGCCTTGGCTGCTCGCGATTCGGTTGATTTG AGTAGTGGTCCAAATTGGGCAGTGCCGACAGGGAGACGTGATGGTAGAGTCTCGTTGGCGTCTAAAGCATCAAACTTACCATCACCGTTGGATTCCGTTGATGCCCAGAGGCAAAAATTTGCAGCTAAAGGCCTTGATGATCGTGATTTAGTGACACTAGCCG GTGCCCATACGATTGGCCAAACGGATTGCAGATTCTTTAGATACCGTTTATACAACTTCACGACAACCGGGAACTCGGATCCGACTTTGAGCCAATCGACTCTAACCGATTTTCAGAAGCAGTGTCCAAGGAGCAGTGATGGCACGGAGCGAGTGGCATTGGACAAGGACAGCCAGTTGAAGTTTGATGTGAACTATTTCAAGAATGTGCGCGATGGGAATGGTGTTTTGGAGTCCGATCAAAGGTTATGGGGCGATCCCACGACACGTGACATAGTACAAAAGTACGCGGGAACCTTACGAGGGTTGTTGGGACTTAGATTTGATTTTGAGTTCAAGAAATCCATGGTTAAGATGAGTAGCATTGAAGTAAAAACGGGTACACAAGGAGAGATAAGAAAGATTTGTTCCAAGTTTAATTAA
- the LOC111887205 gene encoding uncharacterized protein LOC111887205 codes for MESALLLAPKLVSNPSREFRSNVRQFQSSFCGKSIATVEFTRTDAYTNHKSVSKINSLFSLGKKKVKTIKRETVIPDPDYRIPIVLLGFAGGLVYGDNLLAAAPVGLLGLLLLFQTTRVRFVFDDEALEVKVGKELDESGENVFVGGKNRWKYSSFVNWELWWPNFPILVYFKETQTKPEGQIHFFPVIFNGKQLYDVMVERAGPSKTSGPN; via the exons atggaGAGCGCCCTCTTGTTGGCGCCCAAATTAGTTTCCAATCCAA GCAGAGAATTTCGCAGCAATGTGAGGCAATTTCAGAGCTCATTTTGTGGCAAATCGATAGCTACTGTGGAATTTACGAGAACTGATGCATATACCAACCATAAAAGCGTCTCTAAGATCAATTCGTTG ttttcacTTGGGAAGAAGAAGGTGAAGACAATCAAGAGAGAGACAGTTATCCCAGATCCTGATTATAGAATTCCGATTGTTCTTCTTG GTTTTGCTGGTGGTTTAGTGTATGGAGATAATCTATTAGCAGCTGCTCCTGTTGGTTTACTTGGCTTACTTCTACTCTTTCAG ACGACTAGAGTTAGGTTTGTCTTCGATGATGAAGCTCTG GAAGTGAAAGTGGGAAAAGAGCTCGATGAATCGGGTGAAAATGTCTTTGTTGGTGGCAAAAACCGTTGGAA ATACTCATCATTTGTAAACTGGGAGCTTTGGTGGCCAAATTTCCCGATTTTGGTTTACTTCAAAGAAACACAAACAAAGCCTGAAGGACAAATCCACTTTTTCCCAGTGATTTTT AATGGGAAACAGTTATACGATGTTATGGTGGAACGAGCGGGCCCTTCAAAGACTAGTGGCCCAAATTAG